A single genomic interval of Lathyrus oleraceus cultivar Zhongwan6 chromosome 7, CAAS_Psat_ZW6_1.0, whole genome shotgun sequence harbors:
- the LOC127103466 gene encoding uncharacterized protein LOC127103466 has translation MTSEAFKLKGLSEQVRNDFIREVGERLHARLAREAEEKSRREAEEKARQKEEQRVREAAEKAVVEAAAATVEVAAAVAEAEVKADAEEAAHIAAKEVAKPRKIVLTQGEKSHSDFAPLVLKTLEELQKEQQIGKNKNNSDEIISKPLAALCTVKISYENSKLCRKISKV, from the exons atgacctctgaggctttcaagctgaaaggcctctctgaacaagttCGAAACGACTTCATAAGAGAAGTTGGAGAGAGGCTGCATGCACGTCTGGCTAGAGAGGCAGAAGAGAAATCCAGAAGAGAAGCAGAAGAGAAGGCTCGTCAGAAAGAAGAGCAAAGAGTaagagaagctgcagagaaggcTGTTGTTGAAGCTGCTGCTGCTACTGTTGAAGTTGCTGCTGCTGTCGCTGAAGCTGAAGTAAAAGCTGATGCTGAAGAAGCAGCACACATAGCTGCAAAAGAAGTTGCTAAGCCAAGGAAGATTGTTCTGACTCAGGGGGAGAAATCTCATTCTGATTTCGCTCCTCTTGTCTTGAAGACTCTGGAAGAGCTACAGAAGGAGCAACAGATA gggaAGAATAAAAACAACTCCGATGAAATAATATCTAAGCCTCTTGCTGCATTGTGCACAGTTAAAATCTCTTATGAAAATTCTAAGCTATGCAGGAAAATATCTAAG GTGTGA